The following proteins are co-located in the Triticum aestivum cultivar Chinese Spring chromosome 1A, IWGSC CS RefSeq v2.1, whole genome shotgun sequence genome:
- the LOC543413 gene encoding purothionin A-1 precursor produces MGSKGLKGVMVCLLILGLVLEQVQVEGKSCCKSTLGRNCYNLCRARGAQKLCANVCRCKLTSGLSCPKDFPKLVLESNSDEPDTMEYCNLGCRSSLCDYMVNAAADDEEMKLYVEQCGDACVNFCNADAGLTSLDA; encoded by the exons ATGGGAAGCAAGGGCCTCAAGGGTGTGATGGTGTGTTTACTCATACTGGGGTTGGTTCTGGAACAGGTGCAAGTAGAAGGCAAGAGTTGCTGCAAGAGCACCCTAGGAAGAAACTGCTACAACCTTTGCCGCGCCCGTGGTGCTCAGAAGTTATGCGCAAACGTTTGCAGGTGTAAACTCACAAGTGGCCTAAGCTGCCCTAAGGACTTCCCTAAATTGGTCCTTGAGTCCAACTCAG ATGAACCAGACACCATGGAGTACTGCAACTTGGGATGTAGGTCTTCCCTATGTGACTACATGGTCAACGCAG CTGCTGACGATGAAGAGATGAAACTCTATGTGGAACAGTGTGGTGATGCTTGTGTCAATTTCTGTAACGCTGATGCTGGCCTCACATCCCTTGATGCGTAA